A stretch of Antennarius striatus isolate MH-2024 chromosome 6, ASM4005453v1, whole genome shotgun sequence DNA encodes these proteins:
- the LOC137596198 gene encoding olfactory receptor 4B13-like, whose translation MLNLNSSMVSYFILGAYLDVGNIRYLFFLITILLYMVILLVNTSLIVLISMNRSLHEPMYVLLCSLFVNELYGSTSLFPFLLTQILSDVHTVSVSFCFLQIFTVYSYANIEFCTLAIMSYDRYLAICNPLQYNTHMTLKMVFLSIALIWLYSFVKIIVTLSLNIRLTLCENILNNLYCHNYLVVKLACSGTEVSNIYGICTTVLTVFVPLFPILFSYIKILQVCFSGSNQTRQKAVSTCTPHLASLMNFTFGCCFEILQSRFDMTHVPRVLRIILSLYFLIIQPLMNPFMYGLQMSKIRETFLFYYKVIISERGAVKV comes from the coding sequence atgttaaaCTTAAATTCATCTATGgtatcttattttattcttgGAGCTTACCTTGATGTTGGAAATATcaggtatttgttttttttgataaCTATCTTGCTTTACATGGTGATTCTTCTGGTCAACACGTCTCTCATTGTTCTCATCTCCATGAACAGAAGTTTACATGAACCGATGTACGTCCTGCTGTGTAGCCTGTTTGTAAATGAGCTGTACGGCAGCACATCTTTGTTTCCATTCCTTCTGACTCAGATTCTGTCTGACGTTCACAccgtttctgtttctttctgtttcctgcaaATCTTCACAGTGTATTCCTATGCAAATATAGAGTTTTGTACTCTGGCCATCATGTCTTATGACAGGTACTTAGCTATCTGTAATCCACTACAATATAACACACATATGACTTTGAAAATGGTGTTTCTATCTATTGCATTAATATGGTTGTACTCTTTTGTTAAGATCATAGTTACTTTGTCCTTAAATATTCGATTGACACTTTGTGAAAACATACTAAATAATTTATATTGTCACAACTACCTTGTTGTTAAGCTGGCCTGTTCTGGCACCGAAGTCAGCAACATTTATGGAATTTGTACAACAGTTTTGAcagtctttgtgcctctgtttcCAATTCTTTTCTCTTACATCAAAATTCTTCaggtttgtttttctggttcTAACCAGACCAGACAGAAAGCTGTCAGTACCTGCACACCTCACCTTGCATCTCTGATGAATTTTACTTTTGGCTGCTGCTTTGAAATCCTCCAGAGCAGGTTTGATATGACCCATGTACCTCGTGTGCTGCGAATCATTCTGTCTTTGTATTTCCTCATCATTCAGCCTCTTATGAATCCTTTCATGTATGGATTGCAAATGTCGAAGATACgagaaacatttttgttctatTATAAAGTGATCATTAGTGAAAGAGGTGCTGTGAAAGTGTAA